From Lysobacter lycopersici:
CCGGCGTTCGTGCTCGCGCAGGCGTGGGCCACGTGGCGACTGCTGCGTCGCGAGCGCATCGATGTCGTCCACGCGCACTGGTTGTTGCCGCAGGGCCTGGTCGCGGCCTTGCTGCAATCGCTGCCGGGGCGCAAGGTTCCGTTCGTGGTCACTTCGCACGGTGCCGACTTGTACGCGCTGCGCGGCAAGGCGCTCGACGCGCTGAAGCGCTTCGTCGTCGCGCGCGCCGCGTCCGTCACCGTGGTCAGCAGTGCGATGCTCGACCGGCTCGCCGCGATCGGCGCCGATGCGGGCAAGGTCTCGGTGCTGTCGATGGGGGTCGACCTCGCGCAGCGTTTCGCGCCGGATCCGTCGGTACCGCGTTCCGACCGCGAGCTGCTGTTCGTCGGGCGCCTGGTCGAAAAGAAAGGGCTTCGCCACCTGCTCGATGCGATGCCCGCGGTCCTGCGCGCGCATCCGGATGCGCGCCTCGTGGTCGCCGGTTTCGGCCCGGAGGAGGGCGCGCTGCGGGAACAGGCGCGCAGCCTTGGCCTGGAACATGCAGTGCGTTTCCTCGGCGCGGTGCCGCAGGCGGAACTGCCGTCGCTGTACCGGCGCGCGGCGCTGTTCGTGGCGCCTTTCGTGCGCGCCGAATCCGGCGACGAGGAAGGCCTGGGGCTGGTGCTGGTGGAAGCGATCGGCTGCGGTTGCCCGGTCGTGGTCGGCAACGTGGCGGCGATGGGCGAGGTGTTCGGCGCGGAACTGCCCACGGTCGCGGTCGATGCGCGCGATGCGCAGGCCCTGGCCGCGCGCATCGGCGCCGCGCTGGACGATCCCGACGCCCGCCGCGATTCCGCGGAAAGGCTGCGTGCCACCGTGGTCGGCAGGTTCGGCTGGGAACGCGTCGCCGATGCCTACGCGGGGTTGCTGTCGCGCGCGCGGGGCGCGGCATGAAGATCGACAGGCGCAATCCGGCGCACTGGCTGTTGCTCGCCGGTTTCTGGCTGCAGTCGGCGTTGGGCATCGCGCTGCGCCCGTTGCTGCGTTCGCGCGGAACCATCGTGCTGTACGGGCACAAGCTCAACGGCAACCTGCTGGCGCTGCATCGCTACATGCACGCGAATTCCGGCCTCGGGTTGCGCCCGGTGTTCCTGTCGATGGATCGCGATTACCTGCGCGAACTGCAAGCGCAGGGCATCGATGCCTGCTGGGCCGGCGGCCCCGGCTGCGCCGCGTTGCTGGCGCGCGCGGAAGCGCTGGTGAGCGACCACGGCCTGCATACGCTCGGGCCGTGGCGCGGCGTTTACCGCAAGTTCGGGCTGCGTTTCTTCGATGTCTGGCACGGCTTCGGCTTCAAGGGTTTCGATGCCGACGACTACCGCACGCTGCGTCGCTACGACGAGGTCTGGGTCGCCTCGGAAACGCAGCGCGAGCAATACATTCGCATGGCCGAGTTCGATCCCGCCATCGTCCGGCCCACCGGTTACGGCCGGACCGATGCGCTGGTGAAGCGCAGTCTCGATGCCGACGCGGTGAAGCGCAGCCTGGGGCTGGATCCGGACACCTGCGGCAAGCTGGTGTTGTTCGCGCCGACCTGGCAACAGGACGACCCGACGCGCAGCATGTTCCCGTTCGGGATGTCGGCCGGCGGTTTCCTCGATGCGCTTGAAGGTTTCGCGCAGTCGATGCGGGCCACGGTGCTGTTGCGCGCGCACCTCAACACTGCGCTGGAGGGCGGCGGCGGGCGCTCGTGCGTGGTGCAGGTTCCCTTCGCGCGGTTCCCGGATACCGAGGCGATCCTGTTCGCCTGCGATGCGCTGGTGTGCGATTGGTCCTCGATCGCGTTCGATTACCTGGTGCTCGACCGACCCACGTTTTTCCTCGACGTGCCGGCGCCGTTCGCCAAGGGGCATTCGCTCGGGCCCGAATGCAGGTTCGGCCCGGTCGTGCCGGGGATGGATGCGTTGCTGGAAGGTTTGCGGAACGCGCTGGCCGATCCGCAAGGTTACTGGTCGGCGCACGGGCAAGCGCACCTGTCGACGAAGGACTACGTCTGGGGCGCTTACGCGGATGGCAACGCGACCCGCCGTTACGTCGAGCGGCTGCTGAGTTTCCGCGAACACTGACCGGCGCGAACCGCCGGCGACCTTCGCCAGCGGTCAGATGCGGATGTCGATGACTTCCCCGGTCGCGGGCGACATGCACGCCGACAAGGTGGCATGGGCCACCGATTCCGCGCTGAGCAGCATCTCGGCGGGTTCGACGCCGAAGTTCTCGGTCCGCATGGGCGTCGCGGTGCGTTCCGGGTTGATCGCGTTGATGCGAACGTTGAACGGCAGGAATTCCTCGCTCAAGGCCTGTGTCAGGTTGACCACCGCGGCCTTCGTCGCCGAATAGATGCTGTACCGCGCGCGGCCGCGCGTGTAGGAACTGGAAGTGAACAAGGCGATGCTGCCGCCTGTTCCGCGCATGGACTCGAACGCCTCGCGCGCGACGACGATGCTCCCGCGCAGGTTGGTCGAAAGCTGTTCGTCGATGGTCGCGTAATCCTGTCCTGTGATCAGCCCGGTGCGCAGGATGCCTGCGGTCGCGATCACCGAGTCGATGCGCCCGAACCGTTCGCGTGCATCGCGCAATGTGGCGCGAACCGCGTTTTCGTCGGAGATGTCGACGCCGCTGCCGCGCGAAGCCGCGACCACGTTGGCGCCGGCCGCAGCGGCGATGTCGTGGATGCTCTTGCCGATGCCGCGGCTCGCGCCGAAGACGACGATGGTCTTGCCCGACAGGTCGAGGTTGGCGGTGCCATCGACGCGCCGTGAACGCAGCTGGAAGATCCGGTCCGCGAGATAGATGTCGGACGGATAGGTGATCTTGATGTTGTTGACGTCGCCGGCGACGACTTCGACCGGGCCGAGGCCGAAATGAAGGATGAGCCCGCAATCGTCGGTGACCTTGAGATTTGATTCCCGCGCTGCCAAGGCGTGCGCCTTGCGCAATACGCCGGAACGGAACGCCTGCGGCGTCTGCCCGAGGCGCAACCGCGACCGGTCGGGAATGTCCGCGATTGTGGAATCCTCGCTCACACGGATGATCGTGTCGCTGGCGGGAATCGCGGTGTCCACCGCATCGCCGCGGCCGAGCGCCTGCAGGCAGCGGTCGATGGTTCCATGGTCGAGCAGCGGCCGCACCGCGTCGTGCACGAGGATTTTGTGGTCGTCGCCCGGCACGGCGGCGATGCCCGCCGCGGAACTCTGTTGCCGGGTTTCCCCGCCGATGACGATGCGCGAGACCTTCCCGTAGCCGGCGCGGACGCACGCCTCCTCGATGGTGCTTTTGTGTTCCCGCGAGGTGACCACGATGATTTCATCGATGCCGGGATGCGTTTCGAAGCAGGCCAGCGTGTGTTCCAGCACGCTTTTGCCTGCGAGTTTCATGAGTTGCTTCGGCGTGTCGGACCGGAACCTGGACCCGGTGCCGGATGCCAGGACGATGGCGACGTTCCTTTGCTGTTCTTTCATGCGTCTTGCCCGTTGTTCGACATCGTCTGGGCCGTTGGCGAATCGGCCCTCGTGTCGAGGATGACGGAGGAAAAATGCATTGTGGGCCGTTTCGACGGCGGGTGCGGGGTCATATAGTCGTTCCCATAGAAGACCCGCAACACGCCATCCGGGTTGCGGGGCGCGGAAAACTCGGCGCCTTCGAAAACGATCCTGCCCGTCGGGTAGATGTCTTCCCTCCGGAAGATCCGCGTCCACCTCACGTCGAAGCCGTAGCCGGGGTTGCCCTTGCCCGATTCCCGGAACCGGCC
This genomic window contains:
- a CDS encoding glycosyltransferase produces the protein MPDARRPGAADARPRLLVLASTYPRWPGDPEPGFVHELAKRLADRFRVIALVPHAPGAKRRECMDGVDVVRYRYAPRRMETLVNDGGIVTNLRRAKWKLLLVPAFVLAQAWATWRLLRRERIDVVHAHWLLPQGLVAALLQSLPGRKVPFVVTSHGADLYALRGKALDALKRFVVARAASVTVVSSAMLDRLAAIGADAGKVSVLSMGVDLAQRFAPDPSVPRSDRELLFVGRLVEKKGLRHLLDAMPAVLRAHPDARLVVAGFGPEEGALREQARSLGLEHAVRFLGAVPQAELPSLYRRAALFVAPFVRAESGDEEGLGLVLVEAIGCGCPVVVGNVAAMGEVFGAELPTVAVDARDAQALAARIGAALDDPDARRDSAERLRATVVGRFGWERVADAYAGLLSRARGAA
- a CDS encoding CDP-glycerol glycerophosphotransferase family protein, whose protein sequence is MKIDRRNPAHWLLLAGFWLQSALGIALRPLLRSRGTIVLYGHKLNGNLLALHRYMHANSGLGLRPVFLSMDRDYLRELQAQGIDACWAGGPGCAALLARAEALVSDHGLHTLGPWRGVYRKFGLRFFDVWHGFGFKGFDADDYRTLRRYDEVWVASETQREQYIRMAEFDPAIVRPTGYGRTDALVKRSLDADAVKRSLGLDPDTCGKLVLFAPTWQQDDPTRSMFPFGMSAGGFLDALEGFAQSMRATVLLRAHLNTALEGGGGRSCVVQVPFARFPDTEAILFACDALVCDWSSIAFDYLVLDRPTFFLDVPAPFAKGHSLGPECRFGPVVPGMDALLEGLRNALADPQGYWSAHGQAHLSTKDYVWGAYADGNATRRYVERLLSFREH
- the ispD gene encoding 2-C-methyl-D-erythritol 4-phosphate cytidylyltransferase, producing the protein MKEQQRNVAIVLASGTGSRFRSDTPKQLMKLAGKSVLEHTLACFETHPGIDEIIVVTSREHKSTIEEACVRAGYGKVSRIVIGGETRQQSSAAGIAAVPGDDHKILVHDAVRPLLDHGTIDRCLQALGRGDAVDTAIPASDTIIRVSEDSTIADIPDRSRLRLGQTPQAFRSGVLRKAHALAARESNLKVTDDCGLILHFGLGPVEVVAGDVNNIKITYPSDIYLADRIFQLRSRRVDGTANLDLSGKTIVVFGASRGIGKSIHDIAAAAGANVVAASRGSGVDISDENAVRATLRDARERFGRIDSVIATAGILRTGLITGQDYATIDEQLSTNLRGSIVVAREAFESMRGTGGSIALFTSSSYTRGRARYSIYSATKAAVVNLTQALSEEFLPFNVRINAINPERTATPMRTENFGVEPAEMLLSAESVAHATLSACMSPATGEVIDIRI